In Nitrospirota bacterium, the following proteins share a genomic window:
- the tcmP gene encoding three-Cys-motif partner protein TcmP, producing the protein MSEIKKGFIRLKKEFGKEIGEWSEIKLKCIHNYLGAYSNILSRAGYKEYYFIDGFASTGFCKSKQTSTTIRGSATLALTVNPPFSKYFFIELDKNKIKELEKLRALFPNLNVEIFHGDCNIEIANVLKRIADNNPFLALFDPQAGDLYWDTIRRVSEKNKAELLINFPFGMAINRYMPLEDGKNIDGEMKKKLNMIFGTESWEPIYYERKKGTITPFQAREKYLDIYLIGLKQLGFKYYAVKNLMNSKNVHIYYLIFATRNRKGLEKMKDNFVEGETERQTLFFKQDIVNAVYNEFAGSQKISLDIILGKMLTGKNIYRVQDFKDALIHLEKDKKLIRINPRPRCRSFNETDLFKII; encoded by the coding sequence TTGTCGGAAATTAAGAAAGGATTCATTAGATTGAAAAAAGAATTTGGCAAAGAAATTGGGGAATGGTCAGAGATAAAATTAAAGTGCATTCATAATTATCTTGGGGCATACTCAAATATTTTGAGTCGTGCTGGTTACAAGGAATATTACTTTATAGATGGCTTTGCAAGTACAGGATTCTGCAAGAGCAAACAAACTTCGACGACGATTAGAGGTTCTGCGACTTTAGCTTTGACGGTTAACCCGCCTTTCAGTAAATACTTTTTTATAGAACTGGATAAAAATAAGATAAAAGAACTGGAAAAGCTCAGGGCTTTATTCCCTAATCTCAATGTTGAAATATTTCACGGTGATTGCAATATTGAAATTGCAAATGTTCTTAAGAGAATAGCAGATAATAATCCCTTCTTAGCTTTATTCGATCCTCAGGCAGGTGACCTTTATTGGGATACAATTCGAAGAGTATCTGAGAAAAATAAAGCAGAGTTACTTATTAATTTTCCTTTTGGGATGGCAATCAATAGATATATGCCGCTTGAAGATGGGAAAAATATTGACGGTGAAATGAAGAAAAAATTAAATATGATTTTTGGGACAGAATCATGGGAGCCAATCTATTATGAAAGGAAGAAAGGAACAATTACCCCTTTTCAAGCAAGGGAGAAATATTTGGATATCTATTTGATAGGGTTAAAGCAGTTGGGGTTCAAATATTATGCAGTCAAAAATCTTATGAATTCTAAAAATGTGCATATTTACTATTTAATTTTTGCAACACGTAACAGGAAGGGTCTTGAAAAAATGAAAGATAATTTTGTAGAAGGCGAAACAGAAAGGCAAACTTTATTTTTTAAGCAGGACATCGTTAATGCTGTTTATAATGAATTCGCTGGAAGTCAAAAAATATCGCTGGATATTATCTTGGGAAAAATGTTGACAGGCAAGAATATTTATCGTGTACAAGATTTTAAAGATGCTTTGATACACTTGGAAAAAGATAAGAAACTTATCAGGATTAATCCAAGACCGCGATGCCGGTCTTTCAACGAAACAGACTTATTCAAGATAATATGA